The Nitrosomonas sp. PY1 genomic sequence AGATATAGGTGCAGATACTATTCCACAGATCCAGATTTTCAATAAGAGCGATTTAATGGTTTCGTTGATTACTGCAGGGGCAAAGTATGTGCGCGATGAATATGGTAGAATGAATCGGATTTGTATAAGCGCTAAGACTGGCGATGGTCTGGATTTTTTAAGACTAGCATTGGCAGAATCAATTTTAGAGCATTCTAAGAAAACAGATAGAGAATCTGCTATTGGTACAAAAGAAGTAATCGAAGTCCATACTTCAATGCAATGACTTTTTTGAACGAATACAATAGGAACTAGACTATTATGGGATTAGATGATCCTCAATGGGGGAAAAATAAGGGTGGTTCCAATCCACCGGATTTGGATGAAGTATTGCGGAACGTCAATAAAAAAATAAACAGTTTTTTCGGTCAAAAAAAAGGTAATCATAAAGATGATGACCAGAATCAACGTAATCGGGAATCCAAACCGCACGGCAGTGGAAGTATTGTATTAATTATGGGTTTAATGTTGGCGGTGTGGCTTGCAAGTGGATTTTACATCGTCGATGAAGGACAGCGGGGCGTTGTGCTACGCTTCGGAAAGTATGTTGATACTACGCCCGCCGGTTTGCGCTGGCATATGCCGTATCCTGTTGAAAAAGCTGAATTAGTCAATGTCAGTCAAGTTCGTACAGTAGAAATCGGTTACCGTAGTAATGTAAAGAATAAAGTGCTGCGTGAGTCGCTCATGTTGACGGATGATGAAAATATCATCGATATACAATTTGCAGTGCAATATATATTGAATGATCCTGAAAATTTTCTTTTCAAGAATCGTAGCCCGGAAGATGCAGTGTTGCAGGCAGCGGAAACGGCTATTCGAGAAGTGATTGGTAAAAGTAAAATGGATTATGTTCTATATGAAGGACGTGAGCAAGTTGCAGCTAACGCTACACAATTAATGCAAAGAATACTGGATCGTTATCAGATCGGTATCTTGATTAACAGGGTAACGATGCAAAACGCGCAACCGCCTGAACAAGTTCAAGCAGCTTTTGATGATGCAGTCAAAGCGGGACAAGACAGGGAACGTCAGAAAAATGAAGGACAAGCTTATGCTAATGACGTTATTCCCCGTGCTGTGGGTAGTGCTGCGCGGTTAATTCAAGAATCGGAAGGTTATAAACAACGTGTAATAGCAAGCGCGGAGGGTGATGCGAGTCGTTTTGAACAGATTCAGACTGAGTATAGTAAAGCACCTAGTGTTACTCGTGATCGCTTATATCTTGACATGATGCAACAGGTTTTGTCCTCAACAAGTAAGATTGTTGTCGATCAGAAAAATGGTAACAATTTGCTGTATTTGCCATTGGATAAGTTAATGAGTAGTGGGTCTCCACTGTCATCTCCCGTCAGTGTGCAGACTACACAGCCACAAGAAACAGTATCGGATAGCAATCCAAGAACACGGGATTCTTTTCGCAGTCGTGAACGGGAGAGTCGATAAATGAGAAATTTTTCATCAGGTCTTTTGGGCGTCGTTGTTGCCTTGGTTTTTTTTGGTAGTTCGGTTATTTATATTGTTGATGAACGTCAGCAAGCAATTCTGTTCCAGTTGGGTGAAGTTATTGATGTTAAAACCAGTCCAGGTTTATATTTCAAAATTCCCATTGCGCAAAATGTGTTGTATTTCGAGAAGCGCATTTTAACGATGGATACGGATGAGCCTGAGCGGTTTATTACATCAGAGAAAAAGAACGTTTTAGTTGATCTCTTTGTCAAGTGGCGTATTGTTGACGTTAAGCAATACTATATTAGCGTACGTGGAGATGAGGGTTTGGCTCAAACGCGTTTGGCACAAACGATTAATGCAAGCTTGCGCGATGAATTCGGTAATCGTACGGTACATGATGTGGTATCAGGAGAGCGCGATAGAATTATGGAGATCATGCGTCAGAAAGCCGATAACGATGCGCGCTCCATTGGCGTAGAGGTTGTTGATGTTCGGTTGAAGCGCGTTGATTTACCACAAGAAGTGAGCGAATCTGTTTACCGACGTATGGAAGCTGAGCGTAAGCGTGTCGCTAACGAATTGCGTTCAACGGGGGCTGCTGAGTCAGAAAAAATCCGTGCGGATGCAGATAAACAGCGCGAGATTGTATTAGCTGAGGCTTATCGTGAAGCACAAAAGAATATGGGGCAAGGTGATGGGCAAGCAGCAGCTATTT encodes the following:
- the hflK gene encoding FtsH protease activity modulator HflK, with translation MGLDDPQWGKNKGGSNPPDLDEVLRNVNKKINSFFGQKKGNHKDDDQNQRNRESKPHGSGSIVLIMGLMLAVWLASGFYIVDEGQRGVVLRFGKYVDTTPAGLRWHMPYPVEKAELVNVSQVRTVEIGYRSNVKNKVLRESLMLTDDENIIDIQFAVQYILNDPENFLFKNRSPEDAVLQAAETAIREVIGKSKMDYVLYEGREQVAANATQLMQRILDRYQIGILINRVTMQNAQPPEQVQAAFDDAVKAGQDRERQKNEGQAYANDVIPRAVGSAARLIQESEGYKQRVIASAEGDASRFEQIQTEYSKAPSVTRDRLYLDMMQQVLSSTSKIVVDQKNGNNLLYLPLDKLMSSGSPLSSPVSVQTTQPQETVSDSNPRTRDSFRSRERESR
- the hflC gene encoding protease modulator HflC, producing MRNFSSGLLGVVVALVFFGSSVIYIVDERQQAILFQLGEVIDVKTSPGLYFKIPIAQNVLYFEKRILTMDTDEPERFITSEKKNVLVDLFVKWRIVDVKQYYISVRGDEGLAQTRLAQTINASLRDEFGNRTVHDVVSGERDRIMEIMRQKADNDARSIGVEVVDVRLKRVDLPQEVSESVYRRMEAERKRVANELRSTGAAESEKIRADADKQREIVLAEAYREAQKNMGQGDGQAAAIYASAFEKDAEFYAFWRSIDAYKQSFKSKGDMMVLEPTSDFFKYLKQPSITGTK